One genomic window of Mustela erminea isolate mMusErm1 chromosome 13, mMusErm1.Pri, whole genome shotgun sequence includes the following:
- the LOC116571466 gene encoding mucin-2-like: MERKHGKYIVNIGHSENQLSFNPRNHEAHSSSCQFSTSADVTGDVGTDLTGVCTNTGTLGHSESPNREFQHCQVTWSFFSDWSLWRIFLACLLACALTTTIGVLIECLVYNRKNNNASIIQLPQNDGTSSSTSSETIVPITVMDSTTTSDSTTITMTTASTSIEPTSAITTTSTTSTEHKTMAGANTSTKPNTTVTPSNSTKGKTTRASSTASTEPTTTATVTNSLELPTAKIASTATEATTTMGTIVASTEPTTIIATSTFSIKSTATTAATISSELTNTKTSSTNTEVSTTAAAITKSTNPTTTMATTLTSAEPTISKATSKTFTETTTTAASTTSTKPTTTTATTTEPISTTAAITSSVPTLTAIAGMTPESATTTDTTAVSSKLATPRATTITSIKSIVTMATTPNSAEHTISTASNTTSTELTTTTTATTSSELTTTITSSATNEATSTKDTTVSSTQPTTTTDMTTTATKPTTTKATTVVSTEPTATPAATSASELSTAIPASTATEATTATDTTTPSTETTSTMTTTTSTVPTTTTTTTTTSTEPITTTAMTTTATKPTTTTATTVVSTEPTATPAATSASELSTAIPASTATEAATATDTTTPSTETTSTMTATTSTVPTTTTTTTTTSTEPITTTAMTTTTTKPATTVVSMEPTATPAATSASELSTAIPASTATEATTATDTTTPSTETTSTMTTTTSTVPTTTTTTTTTSTEPITTTAMTTTATKPTTTTATTVVSMERTATPAATSAFELTTAIPASTATEATTATDTTTPSTEITNTMTTTTSTVSTATTTTTTTSTEPITTTAMTTTATKPATTTATTVVSTEPTATPAATSASELSTAIPASTATEATTATDTTTPSTEITNTMTTTTSTVSTATTTTTTTSTEPITTTAMTTTATKPTTTTATTVVSTEPTATPAATSAFELTTALPASTATEATTATDTTTPSTETTSTMTTTTSTVPTTTTTTTTTSTEPITTTAMTTTTTKPATTVVSMEPTATPAATSASELSTAIPASTATEATTATDTTTPSTETTSTMTTTTSTVPTTTTTTTTTSTEPITTTAMTTTATKPTTTTATTVVSTEPTATPAATSASELSTAIPASTATEATTATDTTTPSTEITNTMTTTTSTVSTATTTTTTTSTEPITTTAMTTTATKPATTTATTVVSTEPTATLAATSASELSTAIPASTATEAATATDTTTPSTETTSTMTTTTSTVPTTTTTTTTTSTEPITTTAMTTTATKPATTTATTVVSTEPTATLAATSASELSTAP, encoded by the exons atggagagaaaacatGGGAAATACATAGTGAATATCGGACATTCTGAAAACCAGCTG TCATTCAACCCAAGAAACCATGAAGCTCACAGTTCGTCATGTCAGTTTTCAACATCAGCTGATGTAACTGGTGATGTTGGTACTGATTTAACTGGTGTCTGCACTAATACAGGGACCCTTGGACACTCAGAATCTCCAAACAGAGAATTCCAACATTGTCAG GTAACATGGAGTTTCTTCAGTGACTGGTCTCTTTGGAGAATCTTCCTGGCTTGTCTCTTAGCCTGTGCACTAACAACAACCATTGGAGTACTCATAGAATGTCTAGTgtataataggaaaaataataatgcatcCATTATTCAGCTCCCTCAAAATGATGGGACGAGCTCATCTACTAGTTCTGAAACTATAGTACCTATTACTGTAATGGATTCAACCACAACATCTGATTCAACTACCATCACTATGACCACTGCTAGCACTTCAATAGAACCAACTAGTGCTATCACGACAACTTCTACCACTTCTACTGAACATAAAACAATGGCAGGAGCAAACACTTCAACGAAACCAAATACCACAGTGACTCCCAGCAATTCCACTAAGGGGAAAACCACAAGAGCCTCTAGTACTGCTTCTACTGAACCTACAACCACAGCTACAGTCACCAATTCACTTGAACTCCCTACCGCAAAGATTGCCAGCACAGCCACTGAAGCTACAACTACCATGGGCACCATTGTTGCCTCTACAGAACCCACAACCATCATAGCCACCAGTACTTTCTCTATTAAGTCAACAGCTACCACAGCAGCCACCATATCATCTGAACTCACTAACACAAAAACTTCCAGCACTAACACTGAGGTTAGTACAACTGCAGCTGCCATTACAAAATCTACCAATCCTACAACTACCATGGCCACCACCTTAACTTCTGCAGAGCCTACAATCTCCAAGGCTACCTCTAAAACTTTTACTGAAACTACAACTACCGCAGCCAGCACAACTTCTACTAAACCTACAACCACCACAGCCACCACGACTGAACCTATATCTACCACAGCTGCCATCACATCATCAGTACCAACTCTCACAGCAATTGCTGGCATGACCCCTGAGTCTGCAACCACCACAGATACCACTGCAGTGTCTTCCAAACTTGCAACACCCAGGGCCACCACTATCACCTCTATCAAATCCATAGTCACCATGGCCACCACTCCAAACTCTGCTGAACATACAATCTCCACGGCCTCCAATACCACCTCAACTGAACTGACAACAACCACTACAGCCACCACTTCATCTGAACTGACTACCACAATAACTTCCAGTGCTACCAATGAGGCTACAAGCACCAAAGATACCACTGTGAGCTCTACTCAACCTACAACCACCACAGACATGACTACAACTGCTACCAAACCTACCACCACTAAGGCCACCACTGTTGTCTCTACAGAACCTACAGCTACCCCGGCAGCCACCTCGGCATCTGAACTGAGCACTGCAATACCTGCCAGCACTGCCACTGAGGCTACAACTGCCACAGACACTACTACCCCTTCTACTGAAACTACGAGCACCATGACCACCACAACTTCTACTGTACCTAcaaccaccacaaccaccactaCAACCTCTACTGAACCTATAACCACCACAGCCATGACTACAACTGCTACCAAACCTACCACCACTACGGCCACCACTGTTGTCTCTACGGAACCTACAGCTACCCCGGCAGCCACCTCGGCATCTGAACTGAGCACTGCAATACCTGCCAGCACTGCCACTGAGGCTGCAACTGCCACAGACACTACTACCCCTTCTACTGAAACTACAAGCACCATGACCGCCACAACTTCTACTGTACCTAcaaccaccacaaccaccactaCAACCTCTACTGAACCTATAACCACCACAGCCATGACTACAACTACTACCAAACCTGCCACCACTGTAGTCTCTATGGAACCTACAGCTACCCCGGCAGCCACGTCAGCATCTGAACTGAGCACTGCAATACCTGCCAGCACTGCCACTGAGGCTACAACTGCCACAGACACTACTACCCCTTCTACTGAAACTACAAGCACCATGACCACCACAACTTCTACTGTACCTAcaaccaccacaaccaccactaCAACCTCTACTGAACCTATAACCACCACAGCCATGACTACAACTGCTACCAAACCTACCACCACTACGGCCACCACTGTTGTCTCTATGGAACGTACAGCTACCCCGGCAGCCACCTCGGCATTTGAACTGACCACTGCAATACCTGCCAGCACTGCCACTGAGGCTACAACTGCCACAGACACTACTACCCCTTCTACTGAAATTACAAACACCATGACCACCACAACTTCTACTGTATCTACAGCCACCACAACCACCACTACAACCTCTACTGAACCTATAACCACCACAGCCATGACTACAACTGCTACCAAACCTGCCACCACTACGGCCACCACTGTTGTCTCTACGGAACCTACAGCCACCCCGGCAGCCACGTCAGCATCTGAACTGAGCACTGCGATACCTGCCAGCACTGCCACTGAGGCTACAACTGCCACAGACACTACTACCCCTTCTACTGAAATTACAAACACCATGACCACCACAACTTCTACTGTATCTACAGCCACCACAACCACCACTACAACCTCTACTGAACCTATAACCACCACAGCCATGACTACAACTGCTACCAAACCTACCACCACTACGGCCACCACTGTTGTCTCTACGGAACCTACAGCTACCCCGGCAGCCACCTCGGCATTTGAACTGACCACTGCACTACCTGCCAGCACTGCCACTGAGGCTACAACTGCCACAGACACTACTACCCCTTCTACTGAAACTACAAGCACCATGACCACCACAACTTCTACTGTACCTAcaaccaccacaaccaccactaCAACCTCTACTGAACCTATAACCACCACAGCCATGACTACAACTACTACCAAACCTGCCACCACTGTAGTCTCTATGGAACCTACAGCTACCCCGGCAGCCACGTCAGCATCTGAACTGAGCACTGCAATACCTGCCAGCACTGCCACTGAGGCTACAACTGCCACAGACACTACTACCCCTTCTACTGAAACTACAAGCACCATGACCACCACAACTTCTACTGTACCTAcaaccaccacaaccaccactaCAACCTCTACTGAACCTATAACCACCACAGCCATGACTACAACTGCTACCAAACCTACCACCACTACGGCCACCACTGTTGTCTCTACGGAACCTACAGCTACCCCGGCAGCCACCTCGGCATCTGAACTGAGCACTGCAATACCTGCCAGCACTGCCACTGAGGCTACAACTGCCACAGACACTACTACCCCTTCTACTGAAATTACAAACACCATGACCACCACAACTTCTACTGTATCTACAGCCACCACAACCACCACTACAACCTCTACTGAACCTATAACCACCACAGCCATGACTACAACTGCTACCAAACCTGCCACCACTACGGCCACCACTGTTGTCTCTACGGAGCCTACAGCTACCCTGGCAGCCACCTCGGCATCTGAACTGAGCACTGCAATACCTGCCAGCACTGCCACTGAGGCTGCAACTGCCACAGACACTACTACCCCTTCTACTGAAACTACAAGCACCATGACCACCACAACTTCTACTGTACCTAcaaccaccacaaccaccactaCAACCTCTACTGAACCTATAACCACCACAGCCATGACTACAACTGCTACCAAACCTGCCACCACTACGGCCACCACTGTTGTCTCTACGGAGCCTACAGCTACCCTGGCAGCCACCTCGGCATCTGAACTGAGCACTGCACCATGA